The region TTCATCCGAGCTTGGGCTTGAGCCGCCGATGCGGATTCAGCGGGCGCCATTCGGATATATTTCACATCCGATGATTCTCGGGGCCGCGATCGCGATATCGGCGACGGGTATGGTAAATGAGTTTCGAGAGCGATTTGGCTGGTTAATCCTGGGGCATCTGGTTTGCTACGCGATCGTTTTGGCGCAAGAGATTCGCGTTGACCGCTCGTTCGAAAAATCTCAAGAAACCTCGCAAACTGCGGGGCAATAACGCAGGCCGAATCAGATTTTTTCGGCTGAAGAGCTTTCCTGGGAAACTAGATTTCGGCGAGTCAAACGGCGTTTCGATCCGAACGCATCTTTTGTGGCTTGCCCAAATGTCCCGAAAAACGCGATTCGGGGTCAGGCGAATGGGGCTAAGTCCCTTCCGAAAATGGTCCGAGAACGGTACGATTTTGGAAAATTTCGACAGTCTATTTCAACTTTACTTTTGCCCAAATTAAATCACGCCAATGAGTGTTGCATCGACCGATATCGATACCCTTGCCGTCGACACCATCCGCACGCTCAGCATGGACGCGGTTCAGACTGCCAATAGCGGTCACCCTGGCACGCCAATGGCTTTGGCACCAATCGCGTATCAGCTGTTCAACCACACGATGCAATACGATCCGGCCAACCCAAACTGGCCAAACCGGGATCGCTTTGTTCTGTCTTGTGGTCATGCTTCGATGCTGCTTTACAGCGTGTTGCACTTGGCAGGCGTCAAAGCCACTGACAAGGACGGCAAAGTTCTGGATGAGCTGTCGATCAAACTGGATGACATCAAGAATTTCCGTCAAATCGGAAGCGTCTGTGCTGGTCACCCCGAGTACGCCGAAGCTGCCGGGATCGAAACCACAACGGGCCCACTTGGTGCGGGTGTCAGCAACAGTGTTGGCATGGCGATGGCACAAAAATGGTTGGCCGAGAATTACAACACGGCTGATCACAAGTTGTTCGATTACAACGTCTACGCGTTGTGCAGCGATGGCGACTTGATGGAAGGCGTCGCTTGCGAAGCCGCGTCACTTGGCGGTCACCTCAAGCTCGACAACCTTTGCTGGATCTACGACGACAACAAGATCACGATCGAAGGCGACACCGATATCTCGTTCTCCGAAGATGTTGGAAAACGCTTCGAAGGCCTCGGTTGGAACGTCATCCACGTTTCTGACGTCAACAAGCTTTCCAACCTTGCCGACGCGATCGAGCAGTTCAAGGCATGCAGCGGAAAGCCAACGATCATTATCTGCAAGACCGTCATCGCTTGGGGATCGCCCAACAAAGCGAATACTCACGGAGCACACGGTGCACCGCTTGGCTGGGACGAAGTCGAACTGACCAAGAAAGCCTACGGGTTCCCTGCGGAAGAAAAGTTCTACGTTCCAGATGGCGTTGTCGAGCACTTCGACAGCAACCTTGGAAAACGTGGACAAGCAGGCTACGAAAAATGGGATGGCGTCTGGTCTAGCTACAAAGCGGCCAATCCGGAGAAAGCGGCCCAATTGGAAGCCGTCTTCGCCGGAAAGCTTCCCGCCGGATGGGATGCAGATATTCCTGTCTTTGAAGCCAGCGAGAAAGGCGATGCGACGCGAAATAGCAGTGGCAAAGTCCTGAACGCGATCGCAAAGAACGTTCCGTTCATGATCGGCGGTTCGGCTGACTTGGCACCAAGTAACAAAAGCGATCTAACCTTCGAAGGTGCCGGTGATTTTCTGCCCAACCAATACGGCGGACGAAACCTTCACTTCGGTATTCGTGAACACGCGATGGCGGGTGCGGTCAACGGGATCAGCCTGACTGGGCTTCGTGGATACGCAGCGACGTTCTTCGTCTTTACCGATTACATGCGTGGTGCGATGCGGTTGTCGTCGATCATGCACCAGCCAGTTCTTTACATCCTGACACACGATTCGATCGGTGTTGGTGAAGACGGGCCAACCCACCAGCCAATCGAGCATTTGACCGCTTGCCGTTCAATCCCAGGGCTTTATGTGTTCCGCCCAGGTGACGCCAATGAAGTCGCCGAGTGCTATCGCAAAGCGATGCTCACCGATGATCATCCTTCGGCCATGGTGTTGTCTCGTCAAAACATGCCGACCCTGTGCCGAACCAAATATGCGTCAGCCGAAGGTTGTGCCAACGGTGGTTACATCCTATCGGATTGCGAAGGCACCCCGGATGTGATCTTGATGGGAAGCGGAAGCGAATTGAACCTCTGCATCACCGCCGGTGAAAAATTGACCGAAGCCGGTAAGAAGGTTCGCATCGTCAGCATGCCATGCCTGGACCTGTTTGCCGAGCAAAGCAAGGAATACCAAGACCAAGTGTTGCCACCTTCGGTTACCAAACGTGTTGCCGTTGAAGCCGGCTTGCGAATGAGCTGGGACCGATGGTTGGGATTCGATGGCGAGTTCATCGGAATGCATGGCTATGGTGCTAGCGGACCATACGCACTGGTTTACGAGCACTTCGGTATCACCGCCGATGCCGTTGTCAAAGCTGCTGGTGGTTGATCTTTGAAAGTTCCCAATCAGCAGAACCGCCCTTTCACCGGAGCGAACATGACGCCGATGATCGACGTCGTGTTTCTGCTGATTATCTTCTTTCTGGTCTCCAGCCATCTTGCTAGACAGGAATCAAGGCTGCCGGTCGAGTTGCCGGTAGCCGAGTCTCATGATCCGCTTAGTGTCG is a window of Stieleria sp. JC731 DNA encoding:
- the tkt gene encoding transketolase, which codes for MSVASTDIDTLAVDTIRTLSMDAVQTANSGHPGTPMALAPIAYQLFNHTMQYDPANPNWPNRDRFVLSCGHASMLLYSVLHLAGVKATDKDGKVLDELSIKLDDIKNFRQIGSVCAGHPEYAEAAGIETTTGPLGAGVSNSVGMAMAQKWLAENYNTADHKLFDYNVYALCSDGDLMEGVACEAASLGGHLKLDNLCWIYDDNKITIEGDTDISFSEDVGKRFEGLGWNVIHVSDVNKLSNLADAIEQFKACSGKPTIIICKTVIAWGSPNKANTHGAHGAPLGWDEVELTKKAYGFPAEEKFYVPDGVVEHFDSNLGKRGQAGYEKWDGVWSSYKAANPEKAAQLEAVFAGKLPAGWDADIPVFEASEKGDATRNSSGKVLNAIAKNVPFMIGGSADLAPSNKSDLTFEGAGDFLPNQYGGRNLHFGIREHAMAGAVNGISLTGLRGYAATFFVFTDYMRGAMRLSSIMHQPVLYILTHDSIGVGEDGPTHQPIEHLTACRSIPGLYVFRPGDANEVAECYRKAMLTDDHPSAMVLSRQNMPTLCRTKYASAEGCANGGYILSDCEGTPDVILMGSGSELNLCITAGEKLTEAGKKVRIVSMPCLDLFAEQSKEYQDQVLPPSVTKRVAVEAGLRMSWDRWLGFDGEFIGMHGYGASGPYALVYEHFGITADAVVKAAGG